A window of the Megalopta genalis isolate 19385.01 chromosome 2, iyMegGena1_principal, whole genome shotgun sequence genome harbors these coding sequences:
- the LOC117227189 gene encoding uncharacterized protein LOC117227189 encodes MNEEAETGTWNLDASGSTDERRKPSHVRRLNFGQSILTLHVVKQFQGQRDGALTIDRNVAMIPCTSRGEFVRKWIETHRGTVTDTDEPAISSPVLGLPAAKRGIVRSPILLSQRKRARRKDSSVKKDRANRSSFSENERKENVRRNLFRTESTEREHGHVAVSPVLVKSMCKTEKKQVNGERKVLHRIENKRPETTGDFCNNRVTASPISYISSLKQRRPTGLWNTFVSSEEDTGNAILINTQKRRALAKKMEENFKQLDDADCVESDHSGDSRISKGSKISGDSRNLQAPVIARTLEDSKILDQSLGPILEHSKILDHSLGPISEHSKILEDSTGSDARDSARMEIESVPDDLEDSRDLTKSDTDGDANEHSVRIEDADTQDTDLSVPILPRVYVNNALRSIASTSISSKTQDSDQTYFSNAAQLGYPVAYQSQKISEISSLTTGWRGGKSAESGVIVNAESPLRMRAEPFMHFSLLDSTKKKKRKPKKGSLTEKLQAAINRQVSFLRIWRHQMKQAVKNNVSLPCVTVHTLECVISFNRQFLEGVAIEDPFNLLPTMEGSRFPRRIRIMTVPEIVGKIESRTASLVQIFPPWEMLDDKKLTLNVTYINVISDDPGVVRENTNDEPARLSVVQEFDCPCIRTGKMNMYCSERCNKPDVIEGLFDVEQ; translated from the exons ATGAACGAGGAAGCGGAGACGGGAACGTGGAATCTGGACGCGAGCGGTAGCACTGACGAGCGAAGGAAGCCGAGCCACGTGAGACGATTGAATTTCGGACAGTCGATTCTAACCTTACACGTGGTCAAGCAATTCCAGGGCCAGAGAGATGGCGCTCTGACGATAGATAGGAACGTGGCGATGATTCCGTGCACGTCGAGGGGCGAGTTCGTGCGGAAATGGATCGAAACTCATCGGGGCACGGTTACCGACACCGATGAGCCCGCCATCTCTTCCCCCGTTCTCGGCTTGCCAGCGGCGAAGCGCGGGATCGTACGATCGCCGATTCTTCTCAGCCAGAGGAAACGAGCTAGAAGGAAGGACAGTTCGGTGAAGAAGGATCGTGCGAACCGTAGCTCGTTCAGCGAGAATGAGAGGAAAGAGAACGTCCGGAGGAATTTGTTCCGGACCGAATCCACTGAGCGCGAGCACGGCCACGTGGCCGTGTCGCCTGTGCTCGTTAAGAGCATGTGCAAGACTGAAAAGAAACAAGTGAACGGCGAGAGGAAGGTTCTGCATCGGATAGAGAACAAACGCCCGGAGACGACCGGCGATTTTTGCAACAACAGAGTAACAGCTTCGCCTATTTCTTATATCAGTAGTTTGAAACAGAGGAGACCCACTGGGCTATGGAACACGTTTGTCTCCAGCGAGGAGGACACCGGAAATGCCATCCTCATCAACACTCAGAAGCGACGCGCGTTGGCCAAGAAGATGGAGGAGAATTTCAAGCAGCTCGACGATGCGGACTGCGTCGAAAGCGATCATTCCGGGGACTCCAGGATTTCCAAGGGCTCGAAAATTTCTGGGGACTCGAGGAACTTGCAAGCTCCGGTCATCGCGAGGACTTTGGAGGACTCCAAGATCTTGGACCAGTCTCTTGGACCAATCTTGGAACATTCCAAGATCTTGGACCACTCTCTTGGACCAATCTCGGAGCACTCCAAGATCTTGGAGGACTCCACTGGATCTGACGCGCGTGACTCTGCGAGAATGGAGATAGAATCCGTTCCAGATGACCTCGAAGATTCTCGCGACCTTACCAAGTCGGATACCGACGGTGATGCTAACGAGCACAGCGTCCGAATCGAGGATGCAGACACGCAGGACACGGATCTTTCGGTCCCCATTCTTCCACGAGTCTACGTCAACAACGCTTTGCGCTCCATCGCGTCCACTTCCATAAGCTCCAAGACCCAAGACAGCGACCAAACTTATTTCTCGAACGCGGCGCAGCTTGGCTACCCGGTTGCCTATCAATCGCAGAAGATATCGGAAATCTCGTCGCTAACGACTGGCTGGCGAGGAGGCAAGTCTGCAGAATCTGGGGTGATAGTCAACGCGGAGTCGCCGCTGCGGATGCGAGCGGAACCGTTTATGCATTTTAGTCTGTTGGACTCGACCAAGAAGAAAAAGCGGAAACCAAAAAA GGGCAGCTTGACTGAGAAACTTCAGGCTGCAATCAATAGGCAGGTGTCCTTCCTGAGGATATGGAGGCACCAGATGAAACAGGCGGTGAAGAACAACGTGTCGTTGCCGTGCGTCACCGTCCATACGCTGGAATGCGTGATCAGCTTTAATAGACAATTCTTGGAAGGTGTGGCGATCGAGGATCCGTTCAATCTACTACCCACGATGGAAGGAAGTCGCTTCCCCAGGCGGATAAGGATCATGACGGTGCCCGAGATCGTCGGCAAAATCGAGTCGAGAACCGCGAGCTTAGTCCAAATTTTCCCACCTTGGGAAATGCTAGATGATAAAAAGTTAACATTGAACGTGACGTACATTAACGTGATATCCGACGATCCGGGGGTAGTTCGTGAAAACACGAACGACGAGCCTGCTCGACTGTCCGTCGTTCAGGAGTTCGATTGTCCGTGTATTCGTACGGGTAAAATGAATATGTATTGTAGCGAACGTTGCAACAAACCGGACGTTATTGAAGGGTTGTTCGACGTTGAGCAATAG